The following are encoded in a window of Phreatobacter oligotrophus genomic DNA:
- the mdtD gene encoding multidrug transporter subunit MdtD, whose translation MSEAGGDRRFRILLWIVAVGFFMQTLDSTIVNTALPSMAKALGESPLSMHSVVIAYSLTMAMLIPASGWLADRFGTRQVFLAAIVLFTAGSVACAFSTTLSQLIVSRIVQGAGGAMLLPVGRLVVLKSVSRDQFLPAMSFVAIPGLIGPLIGPTLGGWLVQAASWHWIFLINLPVGIAGVIATLMFLPDSRDPAIGRFDMVGYLMLSVGMVALSFSLDGVTDLGFERATVLVLLLVAFALITGYGLHARRHPAPLFPLSLFQIHTYTVGLLGNLFARIGSGAMPFLIPLLLQVGLGRTPAEAGMMMLPVAAMAMTAKRVVTRLITRYGYRRFLVTNTLVLGALQATFAATPSLPLPAMLLLLGCYGAVNSFQFTAMNTVTLRDLDRAGAGSGNSLFSMVQMLSMSLGVTVAGALLGAYTAHFGPIVPAGALTAFRATFLTIGLITCLSATIFWQLGPGVMAGAPHPDDDEAG comes from the coding sequence ATGAGTGAGGCCGGCGGCGATCGGCGGTTCAGGATCCTGCTCTGGATCGTTGCCGTCGGCTTCTTCATGCAGACGCTCGACTCGACCATCGTCAACACGGCGCTGCCGTCCATGGCGAAGGCGCTGGGCGAGAGCCCCCTGAGCATGCACTCCGTGGTGATCGCCTATTCGCTCACCATGGCCATGCTGATCCCGGCCTCGGGCTGGCTCGCCGACCGCTTCGGCACGCGGCAGGTGTTCCTCGCCGCCATCGTGCTCTTCACCGCCGGCTCGGTCGCCTGCGCCTTCTCCACCACGCTGTCGCAGCTCATCGTCTCCCGCATCGTCCAGGGGGCGGGCGGTGCCATGCTGCTGCCCGTCGGCCGGCTGGTGGTGCTGAAGAGCGTGTCGCGCGACCAGTTCCTACCCGCCATGAGCTTCGTCGCCATCCCCGGCCTCATCGGCCCGCTGATCGGCCCGACGCTGGGTGGCTGGCTGGTCCAGGCGGCCTCCTGGCACTGGATCTTCCTCATCAACCTCCCTGTCGGAATCGCCGGGGTGATCGCCACCCTGATGTTCCTGCCCGACAGCCGCGACCCCGCCATCGGCCGCTTTGACATGGTCGGCTATCTCATGCTCTCGGTCGGCATGGTGGCACTGTCCTTCTCGCTCGACGGGGTGACCGATCTCGGCTTCGAGCGGGCGACGGTGCTGGTCCTCCTCCTCGTCGCCTTTGCGCTCATCACCGGATACGGGCTGCATGCGCGCCGCCATCCCGCGCCGCTCTTTCCCCTGTCGCTGTTCCAGATCCACACCTACACGGTCGGGCTGCTCGGCAATCTCTTCGCCCGCATCGGCTCGGGCGCCATGCCCTTCCTCATCCCGCTGCTGCTGCAGGTCGGCCTTGGCCGCACCCCCGCCGAGGCCGGCATGATGATGCTGCCGGTCGCCGCCATGGCGATGACGGCAAAGCGCGTGGTGACGCGGCTCATCACCCGCTACGGCTACCGCCGCTTCCTGGTCACCAACACGCTGGTCCTCGGCGCGCTGCAGGCCACCTTCGCCGCGACGCCGAGCCTGCCGCTGCCGGCCATGCTGCTGCTGCTCGGCTGCTACGGCGCCGTCAATTCCTTCCAGTTCACCGCCATGAACACCGTCACCCTACGCGACCTCGACCGGGCAGGGGCGGGGAGCGGCAACAGCCTGTTCTCGATGGTGCAGATGCTCTCCATGAGCCTTGGCGTGACGGTCGCCGGCGCGCTGCTTGGCGCCTATACCGCGCATTTCGGGCCGATCGTTCCCGCCGGCGCGCTCACCGCCTTCCGGGCCACCTTCCTCACCATCGGCCTCATCACCTGCCTCTCGGCGACGATCTTCTGGCAGCTCGGACCGGGCGTCATGGCGGGCGCCCCGCATCCCGACGACGACGAGGCTGGCTGA
- the glmS gene encoding glutamine--fructose-6-phosphate transaminase (isomerizing), with translation MCGIIGILGKEPVAGQLVDSLKRLEYRGYDSAGVATLENGVLTRCRAEGKLKNLEAALAKAPLHGTIGIGHTRWATHGAPTETNAHPHASDGVAVVHNGIIENFRELRHELEAKGVVFSTQTDSETVAHLVGQEMKAGKSPVEAVGAALPRLRGAFALAFVFEGNDNLLIGARKGSPLAVGYGDGEMYLGSDAIALAPFTSAVAYLEEGDWAILDRNSVEIRDEAGHVVQRPVIRSSATAFLVDKGNHKHFMLKEIYEQPEVVARTTAHYLDMANGKVRLPAELPFDWAALPRISIAACGTAYLAGLTAKYWFERFARIQVDIDIASEFRYRETPMVPGGLMIVVSQSGETADTLASLRYAKENGQHVLAVVNVPTSTIARESHIVMPTLAGPEIGVASTKAFTCQLAVLASLAIAAGKARGFISGADEDALVRAMMEAPRYMNEALKQEDHIASIAKGLSKARDVLYLGRGTSYPIAMEGALKLKELSYIHAEGYAAGELKHGPIALIDETMPVIVIAPFDKVYEKTVSNMQEVAARGGQIILVTDEKGAEHAEVETVATIVMPDVPATIAPIVYSVPIQLIAYHTAVEMGTDVDQPRNLAKSVTVE, from the coding sequence ATGTGCGGGATCATCGGCATTCTCGGCAAGGAGCCCGTCGCGGGCCAGCTCGTCGACAGCCTCAAGCGTCTCGAATATCGCGGCTATGACTCCGCCGGTGTCGCGACGCTGGAAAATGGCGTGCTCACCCGCTGCCGCGCCGAGGGCAAGCTGAAGAACCTCGAGGCGGCCCTCGCCAAGGCGCCGCTCCACGGCACGATCGGCATCGGCCATACCCGCTGGGCGACGCATGGCGCCCCGACCGAGACCAACGCCCATCCGCATGCCTCGGACGGCGTCGCCGTCGTGCACAACGGCATCATCGAGAATTTCCGCGAGCTGCGGCATGAGCTCGAGGCCAAGGGTGTCGTCTTCTCGACCCAGACCGACAGCGAGACCGTCGCCCACCTCGTCGGCCAGGAGATGAAGGCCGGCAAGAGCCCGGTCGAGGCGGTCGGCGCGGCGCTGCCGCGGCTGCGCGGCGCCTTCGCGCTCGCCTTCGTCTTCGAGGGCAATGACAACCTCCTGATCGGCGCCCGCAAGGGCTCGCCGCTGGCCGTCGGCTATGGCGATGGCGAGATGTATCTCGGCTCCGACGCCATCGCGCTCGCCCCCTTCACCTCCGCTGTCGCCTATCTCGAAGAGGGCGACTGGGCGATCCTCGACCGCAACTCCGTGGAGATCCGCGACGAGGCCGGCCATGTGGTGCAGCGGCCGGTGATCCGCTCGTCGGCCACCGCCTTCCTGGTCGACAAGGGCAACCACAAGCACTTCATGCTCAAGGAAATCTACGAGCAGCCGGAGGTCGTCGCCCGGACGACCGCTCATTATCTCGACATGGCCAATGGCAAGGTGCGCCTGCCGGCCGAGCTTCCGTTCGACTGGGCGGCGCTGCCGCGCATCTCGATTGCAGCCTGCGGCACCGCCTATCTCGCGGGCCTCACCGCCAAATACTGGTTCGAGCGCTTCGCCCGCATCCAGGTCGACATCGATATCGCCTCGGAGTTCCGCTACCGCGAGACGCCGATGGTGCCGGGCGGACTGATGATCGTTGTCTCCCAGTCCGGCGAGACGGCCGATACGCTCGCCTCGCTCCGCTACGCCAAGGAGAACGGCCAGCACGTCCTCGCGGTCGTCAACGTGCCGACCTCGACCATCGCCCGTGAGAGCCACATCGTCATGCCGACGCTGGCGGGCCCTGAGATCGGCGTCGCCTCGACCAAGGCCTTTACCTGCCAGCTTGCCGTCCTGGCCTCGCTCGCCATCGCTGCCGGCAAGGCCCGCGGCTTCATCTCGGGGGCCGACGAGGATGCGCTGGTCCGCGCCATGATGGAGGCGCCGCGCTACATGAACGAGGCGCTGAAGCAGGAAGACCACATTGCCAGCATCGCCAAGGGCCTGTCGAAGGCGCGCGACGTGCTCTATCTCGGCCGCGGCACCTCCTATCCCATCGCCATGGAAGGCGCGCTGAAGCTCAAGGAGCTCTCCTACATCCATGCCGAGGGCTATGCGGCTGGCGAGCTGAAGCACGGGCCCATTGCGCTCATCGACGAGACCATGCCGGTCATCGTCATCGCGCCCTTCGACAAGGTGTACGAGAAGACCGTCTCGAACATGCAGGAAGTGGCGGCGCGCGGCGGCCAGATCATCCTCGTCACCGACGAGAAGGGCGCCGAGCATGCCGAGGTCGAGACGGTGGCCACCATCGTCATGCCGGACGTGCCGGCGACCATTGCGCCGATCGTCTATTCGGTGCCGATCCAGCTCATCGCCTATCACACGGCGGTGGAGATGGGCACGGACGTGGACCAGCCGCGCAACCTCGCCAAGAGCGTCACGGTGGAGTGA
- the tpiA gene encoding triose-phosphate isomerase, with product MALRPLVAGNWKMNGTRSALKELVAMGEGYDAALRAKVDLMICPPAPLLFTAAAAALGSRIAIGGQDCHTAASGAYTGEISAEMLADAGATAVILGHSERRQYFRETDALVAEKAAAAHRAGLVAIICVGETQAEREAGKTLAVVGRQVARSIPEGATPETVVVAYEPVWAIGTGLTPTTADVAEVHALIRRKLVSRHGKQAAGIRILYGGSVKPSNAKELMSVPNVDGALVGGASLKAADFLAIAAAYK from the coding sequence ATGGCCCTGCGCCCGCTCGTCGCCGGCAACTGGAAGATGAACGGCACCCGCTCCGCCCTGAAGGAGCTGGTCGCGATGGGGGAGGGCTATGACGCCGCCCTCCGGGCCAAGGTCGACCTGATGATCTGCCCGCCCGCGCCGCTGCTGTTCACCGCCGCCGCCGCGGCCCTCGGCAGCCGCATCGCCATCGGCGGGCAGGATTGCCATACCGCCGCCTCCGGCGCCTATACGGGCGAAATTTCCGCCGAGATGCTGGCGGATGCCGGCGCGACCGCCGTCATCCTCGGCCATTCCGAGCGCCGGCAATATTTCCGCGAGACAGATGCGCTCGTCGCCGAGAAGGCCGCCGCCGCGCATCGCGCCGGGCTCGTCGCCATCATCTGCGTCGGCGAGACTCAGGCCGAGCGCGAGGCCGGCAAGACCCTCGCCGTGGTCGGCCGGCAGGTCGCCCGCTCGATTCCCGAGGGCGCGACGCCCGAGACCGTGGTCGTCGCCTATGAGCCGGTCTGGGCCATCGGCACGGGCCTGACGCCGACCACCGCCGATGTGGCGGAGGTCCATGCCCTCATCCGCAGGAAGCTCGTCTCCCGCCATGGCAAGCAGGCCGCCGGCATCCGCATTCTCTATGGCGGCTCGGTGAAGCCCTCGAACGCCAAGGAGCTGATGAGCGTGCCGAACGTCGACGGCGCACTGGTCGGCGGCGCGAGCCTCAAGGCGGCGGACTTCCTCGCCATCGCCGCGGCCTACAAGTGA
- a CDS encoding DUF1190 domain-containing protein, which yields MRLVAVAGTLVFAAAAGLIGWVVLTGGECAGATVHRSVDACIAAGLPRQRCASLLAEADRQLLQSGPVFDMREQCEDRYGSCQRAAGATGFVPRATGFCLKAGPPERLVPVFGR from the coding sequence ATGCGGCTGGTCGCGGTAGCCGGGACCCTGGTCTTCGCGGCCGCTGCCGGGCTCATCGGCTGGGTGGTGCTCACCGGCGGCGAATGCGCCGGGGCGACCGTCCATCGCAGCGTTGACGCCTGTATCGCCGCCGGCCTGCCGCGGCAGCGTTGCGCCTCGCTCCTCGCCGAGGCCGATCGCCAATTGTTACAATCCGGACCGGTCTTCGACATGCGCGAGCAATGCGAGGACCGCTATGGTTCCTGCCAACGGGCGGCAGGCGCCACGGGATTCGTGCCGCGCGCCACGGGCTTTTGCCTGAAGGCCGGCCCGCCGGAGCGTCTGGTGCCGGTCTTCGGCCGCTAG
- the kdsA gene encoding 3-deoxy-8-phosphooctulonate synthase: MAALEQATVEVGGVRFGNRLPLALIAGPCAMESRDHALEVASALKEITARLGIGLVYKSSFDKANRTSGKSSRGIGLKAAMPVFAEVKERLGLPVITDIHEIEHCAPVAEVVDVLQIPAFLCRQTDLLVAAAKTGRAVNVKKGQFLAPWDMANVAAKIREAGNPGVMVTERGVSFGYNTLVSDMRALPIMAETTGAPVIFDATHSVQQPGGKGSSSGGQREFVPVLARAAVAVGVAGLFIETHPDPDKAPSDGPNMVPLKQMEGLLKTLIAFDRLAKGLG; this comes from the coding sequence ATGGCAGCTCTCGAACAGGCGACCGTCGAGGTCGGCGGCGTGCGCTTCGGCAACCGGCTGCCGCTCGCGCTGATCGCCGGCCCCTGCGCCATGGAAAGCCGCGACCATGCCCTCGAAGTGGCGAGCGCGCTGAAGGAGATCACGGCGCGGCTCGGCATCGGCCTCGTCTACAAGTCCTCCTTCGACAAGGCGAACCGCACCTCCGGCAAGTCGTCGCGCGGCATCGGCCTGAAGGCCGCCATGCCGGTCTTCGCCGAGGTGAAGGAGCGGCTCGGCCTGCCCGTCATCACCGACATCCACGAGATCGAGCATTGCGCGCCGGTGGCGGAAGTCGTCGACGTGCTGCAGATCCCGGCCTTCCTCTGCCGCCAGACCGACCTGCTCGTCGCCGCGGCCAAGACCGGCCGCGCCGTCAACGTCAAGAAGGGCCAGTTCCTGGCGCCCTGGGACATGGCCAATGTCGCCGCGAAGATCCGCGAGGCCGGCAATCCCGGCGTCATGGTCACCGAGCGCGGCGTCTCCTTCGGCTACAACACGCTCGTCTCCGACATGCGGGCGCTGCCGATCATGGCCGAGACCACCGGCGCGCCGGTCATCTTCGACGCCACCCATTCGGTGCAGCAGCCCGGCGGCAAGGGCTCCTCCTCGGGCGGCCAGCGCGAATTCGTCCCCGTGCTCGCCCGCGCGGCGGTGGCGGTCGGCGTTGCCGGCCTCTTCATCGAGACCCATCCTGATCCCGACAAGGCGCCTTCCGACGGCCCCAACATGGTGCCGCTGAAGCAGATGGAGGGCCTGCTCAAGACCCTCATCGCCTTCGACCGGCTGGCCAAGGGTCTCGGCTGA
- a CDS encoding CTP synthase — MTRYIFITGGVVSSLGKGLASAALGALLQARGYTVRLRKLDPYLNVDPGTMSPTQHGEVFVTDDGAETDLDLGHYERFTGRPCSRADNITTGRIYLDIITKERRGDYLGATIQVIPHVTDAIKDFVRTGNEGYDFVLVEIGGTVGDIEGLPFFEAIRQLGNELPKGDSIFVHLTLLPYIASAGELKTKPTQHSVQELRSIGIAPDILLCRCDRPIPEGERKKLALFCNVRPSAVVEARDAGSIYDVPMAYHQAGLDDEVLRAFGIEAKGEPDMRRWADVSSRVHNPEGEVNIAIVGKYTGLKDAYKSLIEALAHGGMANKVKVNLEWIESEVFEHEDPSPYLQDVHGILVPGGFGQRGAEGKIRAARFARERKVPYFGICFGMQMAVIEAARNLAGVPNANSTEFGPTPEPVVGLLTEWLKGNELQKRTAASDLGGTMRLGAYTAHLKPDSKIASIYRSDIISERHRHRYEVNLDYRKRLEDKGLVFTGLSPDGVLPETIEYPDHPWFIGVQYHPELKSRPFEPHPLFRSFIEAAKAQSRLV, encoded by the coding sequence ATGACGCGGTACATCTTCATCACCGGCGGCGTGGTCTCGTCCCTCGGCAAGGGCCTGGCTTCTGCCGCCCTCGGAGCGCTCCTGCAGGCGCGCGGCTACACGGTCCGCCTGCGCAAGCTCGATCCCTATCTCAACGTCGATCCGGGCACGATGAGCCCGACCCAGCACGGCGAGGTTTTCGTCACCGACGACGGCGCCGAGACCGACCTCGACCTCGGCCATTACGAGCGCTTCACCGGCAGGCCCTGCTCGCGCGCCGACAACATCACGACCGGGCGCATCTATCTCGACATCATCACCAAGGAGCGGCGCGGCGACTATCTCGGCGCGACGATCCAGGTCATCCCCCACGTCACCGACGCCATCAAGGACTTCGTCCGCACCGGCAACGAGGGATACGACTTCGTCCTGGTCGAGATCGGCGGCACGGTCGGCGACATCGAGGGCCTGCCCTTCTTCGAGGCCATCCGCCAGCTCGGCAACGAACTGCCGAAGGGCGACAGCATCTTCGTCCACCTGACGCTGCTGCCCTACATCGCCTCGGCGGGGGAACTGAAGACCAAGCCGACGCAGCACTCGGTGCAGGAGCTGCGCTCCATCGGCATCGCGCCGGACATCCTGCTCTGCCGCTGCGACCGGCCGATCCCCGAAGGCGAGCGCAAGAAGCTCGCGCTGTTCTGCAACGTGCGCCCCTCCGCCGTGGTCGAGGCGCGCGATGCCGGTTCCATCTACGACGTTCCCATGGCCTATCACCAGGCCGGGCTCGACGATGAGGTGCTGCGCGCCTTCGGCATCGAGGCGAAGGGCGAGCCCGACATGCGCCGCTGGGCGGATGTCTCCTCCCGCGTCCACAACCCCGAGGGCGAGGTCAACATCGCCATTGTCGGCAAGTACACGGGCCTGAAGGACGCCTACAAGTCGCTGATCGAGGCGCTGGCCCATGGCGGCATGGCCAACAAGGTCAAGGTCAATCTCGAATGGATCGAGAGCGAGGTCTTCGAGCACGAGGATCCTTCGCCCTATCTCCAGGACGTCCACGGCATCCTCGTGCCCGGCGGCTTCGGCCAGCGCGGTGCGGAGGGCAAGATCCGCGCGGCGCGCTTCGCCCGCGAGCGCAAGGTGCCCTATTTCGGCATCTGCTTCGGCATGCAGATGGCGGTGATCGAGGCGGCGCGGAACCTCGCCGGCGTCCCCAATGCCAATTCGACGGAATTCGGCCCGACGCCCGAGCCGGTGGTGGGCCTCCTCACCGAATGGCTGAAGGGCAACGAGCTGCAGAAGCGCACGGCGGCGAGCGATCTCGGCGGCACGATGCGGCTTGGCGCCTATACCGCCCATCTGAAGCCGGATTCGAAGATCGCCTCGATCTACCGCTCCGACATCATCTCCGAGCGCCACCGCCACCGCTACGAGGTCAATCTCGACTACCGCAAGCGGCTCGAGGACAAGGGCCTGGTCTTTACCGGCCTGTCGCCGGACGGCGTCCTGCCCGAGACGATCGAATATCCCGACCATCCCTGGTTCATCGGTGTGCAGTATCACCCCGAGCTGAAGAGCCGGCCCTTCGAGCCGCATCCGCTGTTCCGCTCCTTCATCGAGGCGGCCAAGGCGCAGTCGCGGCTGGTGTGA
- the secG gene encoding preprotein translocase subunit SecG — MQSVILVIHLMIVLALIVVVLLQRSEGGGLGMGGGGNFMSSRGTANVLTRATAILAAAFFFTSIVLALLATQARGPRSLLDRPATSAPAAPAVPAAPASPAAPSVPQSGGQGGTGMLEGLRGLSQPPAAPASPAAPAPRP, encoded by the coding sequence ATGCAGTCCGTCATCCTCGTCATTCATCTGATGATCGTGCTTGCGCTGATCGTCGTGGTCCTGCTCCAGCGATCGGAGGGCGGCGGCCTCGGGATGGGCGGCGGCGGCAACTTCATGTCGTCGCGCGGCACGGCCAACGTGCTGACGCGCGCCACGGCCATCCTCGCCGCGGCCTTCTTCTTCACCTCCATCGTGCTGGCCCTGCTGGCGACGCAGGCCCGCGGGCCCCGCTCGCTGCTCGATCGCCCGGCGACCTCGGCCCCGGCCGCTCCTGCGGTTCCCGCAGCCCCGGCCTCGCCGGCCGCTCCCTCCGTGCCGCAGTCCGGCGGCCAGGGTGGCACCGGCATGCTCGAGGGCCTTCGCGGCCTGTCGCAGCCGCCCGCGGCTCCCGCCTCGCCGGCCGCTCCCGCCCCGCGCCCCTGA
- the glmU gene encoding bifunctional UDP-N-acetylglucosamine diphosphorylase/glucosamine-1-phosphate N-acetyltransferase GlmU, protein MTERTCLSIVLAAGEGTRMKSARPKVLHEIAGLSMVGHVLRAVAAAGGTAASVIMGPDREDVAAEVRRHVPDASIHVQRDRLGTAHAVLHAREVIARGFDDVIVAFGDTPLVTPATFARLRAALADGAAVAVLGFEAADAFGYGRLVMEGGALAAIVEEKDASEAQRAITLCNGGLMALRGAGALALLERIGNANAKGEYYLTDAVALARAAGLATAVVLAPEEEVRGVNDRVQLAEVEAIAQGRLRVAAMRGGVTMVAPETVFLAYDTVLGRDVMLEPHVVFGPGVTIADDVTIRAYSHLAGCAVAPGAIIGPFARIRPKSRIGEKVHIGNFVEVNRTTIAAKAEANHLAYLGDATIGEGTNIGAGTITCNFDGADKHPTVIGRDVFVGSNSTLVAPLTIGDEVLVAAGSTITLDAKDGALVFGRAKQAALPGRGAERIRLNKERRAARKAKEKGKG, encoded by the coding sequence ATGACCGAGCGCACCTGCCTCTCCATCGTCCTTGCCGCCGGCGAGGGCACGCGGATGAAGTCGGCCCGGCCGAAGGTCCTGCACGAGATTGCCGGCCTGTCCATGGTCGGCCACGTGCTGCGCGCCGTTGCCGCCGCCGGCGGCACGGCAGCCTCCGTCATCATGGGTCCGGACCGTGAGGATGTCGCCGCCGAGGTGCGCCGGCATGTTCCCGACGCCTCGATCCACGTGCAGCGCGACCGGCTCGGCACCGCCCATGCGGTGCTCCACGCCCGCGAGGTCATCGCCCGCGGCTTCGATGACGTCATCGTCGCCTTCGGCGATACGCCGCTGGTGACGCCCGCGACCTTCGCGCGCCTCCGGGCGGCGCTGGCCGATGGTGCGGCGGTCGCCGTCCTCGGCTTCGAGGCCGCCGATGCCTTCGGCTATGGCCGGCTCGTGATGGAAGGCGGCGCGCTCGCCGCCATCGTCGAGGAGAAGGATGCGAGCGAGGCCCAGCGCGCCATCACGCTCTGCAACGGTGGCCTGATGGCGCTGCGCGGCGCCGGGGCGCTCGCGCTGCTGGAGCGCATCGGCAATGCCAATGCCAAGGGCGAGTACTACCTCACCGACGCCGTGGCGCTGGCCCGCGCCGCGGGCCTTGCGACGGCCGTGGTGCTGGCGCCCGAGGAGGAGGTGAGGGGGGTCAATGACCGGGTCCAGCTCGCCGAGGTCGAGGCCATCGCCCAGGGGCGCCTGCGGGTCGCGGCGATGCGCGGCGGCGTCACCATGGTCGCGCCCGAGACGGTCTTCCTCGCCTATGACACGGTGCTCGGCCGTGACGTGATGCTGGAGCCGCATGTGGTCTTCGGGCCCGGCGTCACCATCGCCGACGACGTGACGATCCGCGCCTATTCGCATCTGGCGGGCTGCGCGGTCGCCCCGGGCGCGATCATCGGCCCATTCGCGCGCATCCGGCCGAAGAGCCGCATCGGCGAGAAGGTCCATATCGGCAATTTCGTCGAGGTGAACCGCACGACCATCGCTGCGAAGGCCGAGGCCAACCACCTCGCCTATCTTGGCGATGCCACCATCGGCGAGGGCACGAACATTGGCGCCGGCACGATTACCTGCAATTTCGATGGGGCGGACAAGCATCCGACCGTCATCGGCCGGGACGTGTTCGTCGGGTCGAATTCGACGCTCGTCGCGCCGCTGACCATCGGCGACGAAGTGCTGGTCGCGGCAGGCTCGACCATCACGCTCGACGCCAAGGACGGGGCGCTGGTCTTCGGCCGGGCGAAGCAGGCAGCCCTTCCCGGGCGAGGGGCGGAGCGCATCCGCCTGAACAAGGAGCGCCGCGCGGCCCGCAAGGCGAAGGAAAAGGGGAAGGGGTGA
- a CDS encoding DUF350 domain-containing protein — protein MSIADYLSGFPAFIAHFVLAIGYLVAYIAIYTAVTRHDELKLIRAGNIAAAIALGGSILGFAQPLASSVEHSLSIVDNALWAMVSLVIQIAVYLLIKLVFPNLNDRISNGEVGPAIIFAALSIAAGQIAAAAMST, from the coding sequence ATGAGCATCGCCGACTATCTGTCCGGCTTCCCCGCCTTCATCGCGCATTTCGTCCTCGCGATCGGCTATCTCGTCGCCTACATCGCCATCTACACCGCCGTCACGCGCCATGATGAGCTGAAGCTCATCCGCGCCGGCAACATCGCCGCCGCCATCGCGCTGGGGGGCAGCATCCTCGGCTTCGCCCAGCCGCTGGCGAGCTCGGTCGAGCATTCGCTCTCCATCGTCGACAATGCGCTCTGGGCGATGGTGTCGCTGGTCATCCAGATCGCCGTCTACCTGCTCATCAAGCTGGTCTTCCCCAACCTCAACGACCGCATCAGCAATGGCGAGGTCGGTCCCGCCATTATCTTCGCCGCGCTGAGCATCGCCGCCGGCCAGATCGCCGCGGCGGCCATGTCGACCTGA
- a CDS encoding glutathionylspermidine synthase family protein, giving the protein MRRVAMQERPHWRDLATEYGFDYAHPDGERYWDERAAYQFTLAEIENDVEEATSEVVALCGELVGRAVRDEAYLKRLGIPSTHWQWIADSWARSDPSLYGRFDFIYGGTGPAKLLEFNADTPTALYEAAVFQWLWLEDRIKAGALPADADQFNSLHDKIIARFRAMKRMGTLHMTAFSSETEDRKTVEYLAECAAEAGQAVQLIDIADIGLDGDGRFVDEQDRTIAAIFKLYPWEWLVREQFGANLPRSTTLWVEPPWKMLLSTKAILPELWKLAPGHPNLLEAYFEDDPDASRLGRDYVAKPILSREGANVEIRRGGVTVSAPEGPYADLPRVVQALAPEVVFDGMRPVIGSWIVDTEPAGIGIREDKGLVTGNRSAFVPHAIVG; this is encoded by the coding sequence ATGCGCCGCGTCGCCATGCAGGAGCGCCCGCACTGGCGCGACCTCGCCACCGAATATGGCTTCGACTACGCCCATCCCGATGGCGAACGCTATTGGGACGAGCGCGCGGCCTATCAGTTCACCCTCGCCGAGATCGAGAACGATGTCGAGGAGGCGACCTCCGAGGTCGTCGCGCTTTGCGGCGAGCTCGTGGGCCGCGCGGTGCGCGACGAGGCCTATCTCAAGCGCCTCGGCATCCCCTCGACCCACTGGCAGTGGATCGCCGACAGCTGGGCGCGCAGCGATCCGAGCCTCTATGGCCGCTTCGATTTCATCTATGGTGGGACCGGGCCGGCCAAGCTGCTGGAGTTCAACGCCGATACGCCCACCGCGCTCTACGAGGCGGCGGTGTTCCAGTGGCTCTGGCTGGAGGACCGCATCAAGGCGGGCGCGCTCCCCGCCGATGCCGACCAGTTCAACAGCCTGCACGACAAGATCATCGCCCGCTTCCGCGCCATGAAGCGGATGGGCACGCTGCACATGACCGCCTTCTCCAGCGAGACCGAGGATCGCAAGACCGTCGAGTATCTCGCGGAATGCGCGGCCGAGGCCGGGCAGGCGGTGCAGCTCATCGACATCGCCGATATCGGCCTCGACGGCGACGGGCGCTTCGTCGACGAGCAGGACCGGACCATCGCGGCCATCTTCAAGCTCTATCCATGGGAATGGCTGGTCCGTGAGCAGTTCGGCGCCAACCTACCGCGGTCGACGACGCTCTGGGTCGAGCCGCCGTGGAAGATGCTGCTCTCGACCAAGGCCATCCTGCCCGAACTGTGGAAGCTCGCGCCCGGCCATCCCAACCTGCTCGAAGCCTATTTCGAGGATGATCCGGACGCCTCGCGCCTCGGCCGAGACTATGTGGCCAAGCCCATCCTGTCGCGCGAGGGCGCGAATGTAGAGATCCGCCGCGGCGGCGTGACGGTCTCGGCTCCGGAAGGCCCTTACGCCGACCTGCCGCGGGTCGTGCAGGCGCTGGCCCCCGAGGTCGTCTTCGACGGCATGCGCCCCGTCATCGGCTCCTGGATCGTCGATACCGAGCCCGCCGGCATCGGCATCCGCGAGGACAAGGGCCTCGTCACCGGCAACCGCTCGGCCTTCGTGCCCCACGCCATTGTCGGCTAG